The following proteins come from a genomic window of Bos mutus isolate GX-2022 chromosome 28, NWIPB_WYAK_1.1, whole genome shotgun sequence:
- the MRLN gene encoding myoregulin isoform X1, giving the protein MCFDTGTKLAKRPPVLNALCPRKSSWRENRGAALSTVTWIKSGSRSILDMTCKNWILISTTTPTSLEDEIVGRVLKILFVIFVDFLSIIYVVITS; this is encoded by the exons ATGTGCTTTGACACAGGAACCAAGCTTGCTAAGAGACCACCTGTTCTGAATGCACTTTGTCCCAGGAAGAGCAGCTGGAGAGAAAACCGAGGAGCAGCATTATCTACCGTTACCTGGATTAAATCAG GAAGCAGAAGCATTTTGGATATGACGTGTAAAAATTGGATATTAATTTCTACTACTACCCCCACAAGTCTAGAAGATGAAATTGTGGGAAGAGTTCTAAAAATTTTGTTTGTAATCTTTGTTGACTTCCTGTCTATTATATATGTTGTTATAACTTCTTag
- the MRLN gene encoding myoregulin isoform X2, with translation MTCKNWILISTTTPTSLEDEIVGRVLKILFVIFVDFLSIIYVVITS, from the coding sequence ATGACGTGTAAAAATTGGATATTAATTTCTACTACTACCCCCACAAGTCTAGAAGATGAAATTGTGGGAAGAGTTCTAAAAATTTTGTTTGTAATCTTTGTTGACTTCCTGTCTATTATATATGTTGTTATAACTTCTTag